The following is a genomic window from Sulfitobacter pontiacus.
TTCCTGTCAGCCGTTGCGGCCGCGGGTTTCGAAACGGGGTAGCATGGCAGAGAAATCCTTGCCGTTTCCGTCTTCGTTCTCGACGAATTGCGCATAGAGCGCACGGGCGAGCTCTCCCATCGGGGTGTCTGCATCTGCCATCTCTGCTGCCTGCTGCGACAGCCCAAGATCCTTGAGCATCAGCTCCGCCGCGAAGCCCGGTGTGTAGCCATTGTCTGCGGGCGAGGTGGGGCCAACACCGGGGGCAGGGCAATAGGCGTTCATCGACCAGCTATAGCCCGACGAGGTGCTGACAACGTCGAACATCTTCTGCCGGTCCAGCCCCAGTTTATCGGCCAGTGCAAAGGCCTCGCAGGTGGCGATCATGGTGACGCCGAGGATCATGTTGTTGCAAATCTTCGCCGCTTGCCCCGCACCGGCATCGCCGCAATGCACCGCCTTTTGCCCCATGATGTCGAACAGGGGCTTGGCCTTTGCAAAGGCCTGCGTCGACCCGCCGGCCATAAAGGTCAGCGTGCCGCCAGATGCCCCGCCGATACCGCCA
Proteins encoded in this region:
- the mmsB gene encoding 3-hydroxyisobutyrate dehydrogenase codes for the protein MKIGFIGLGNMGAPMATNLAKAGHDVAGFDVAGTTAEGVRLADSLEAAVAGMDAVITMLPNGSILRQVAAQAIPHMAQGTLFIDCSTVDVESAKNTAQAAEDAGIMSVDAPVSGGIGGASGGTLTFMAGGSTQAFAKAKPLFDIMGQKAVHCGDAGAGQAAKICNNMILGVTMIATCEAFALADKLGLDRQKMFDVVSTSSGYSWSMNAYCPAPGVGPTSPADNGYTPGFAAELMLKDLGLSQQAAEMADADTPMGELARALYAQFVENEDGNGKDFSAMLPRFETRGRNG